The Oncorhynchus nerka isolate Pitt River linkage group LG15, Oner_Uvic_2.0, whole genome shotgun sequence genome contains the following window.
tacagtaggtctatgtgtAAAGAGAAATTACCATCTAGGATGATGGTTTAGGAagactgtctctttcactgttgAAAGAGACCAAAGGCAGTTGAAAGTTCCTTGTAAATTCCTTGTAAATCAGTAAACCCTGAGTAGTACATTTGTTTTAGATAGGGCAAAATCGTATTTCTCCATTGACACCCATGCCAACAAGACAAAAAGACAGCATTGTATTATCGGTATACCCTGGATAATAGTTTAATCCATCCCCTAAAAGTCAAAGaaagtttctaaaacagttttTACAAAACTAAATATTTACAAAGCAGTATGAATGATATGACCTTAAGAAAAACGTCTACTGCGTTGGCCAAATGATCTGGAGTTCAGCCCTTCTAGTACTGAGCAGTACTTCAGAATTCAGATACAGTCAAGCTCACAGTGTGAACGTGGCATAACGTTTTAAGTGTAACTCTAGGAAAAAAATATTGGAAGTGGGCGGAATTAAAATAAATTGTCATTGTTAGACACCTCACTTCTTCTGTTTCTTCTGTTTCTTTTCCTTCTTggttttctctttttctttctctgccttcttcttctcctgcttctctGCCTTGTACTTCCATATGGGCGGCTCCAGATGACCCTTgtgcctcttcttcttcttctcctttttAGGCGTGGGCTCTCCAGACTTGACTATCTGGATCTTTGGGATACAGCCAGAGGGGAACACACTGTTCCTGTGGGCCATGTGCCTGGGGATGAAGGTGCGCACCCCGGTGGAAGCTATAGAGATTATGCTGCCCCTGCGCTCTGTGTCCACGCAGCAGGACGTGGCGATGGTCTCGGCTGAGTGGATGTGGGGAATGATGGAGGATACGGAGCCATTGCTGTGGCACACAGAGCTCTCCCCCAGCTCCTTCTCTGAATGCTTCTTCGCCAGCTCTGGCACGGCCAGGCGCCTCTTCCCCACTTCAGGGGGGCTGGTGGGGCAGAGGGGCCGGCAGCCGGTGGCCACTAGAGGGCTGTGGATGCTGGTGGTGATACGCACCATGTGGTCCAAGACCCCGTTTTCCTGGGGATCTCGGGGAAAGTTGAAGCCGAAGGTGGACTTGATGCGCTGGGTGATCTTCTGGCTGGCGCTCTTGTTGGCCATGGCCTTGGCCACCAGCACCTTCAGCTCTGGCCATTCGGGGACGTAGCTCTCAGCGAACTGCTCAGCTCTAGGCCGCAGGTTGAGGCGGCGGAGGCGGTTCAACGTCTCGTAGCGGCCCGTCTTTAGTGCCCAGTCCCGCGCACACCTCTGCTTCGTAGAGTCTACAGCATTTAGGTCTGCACCTGGGAGAGAAATAGCAGAGAAGGAAAACAATTGCT
Protein-coding sequences here:
- the LOC115143170 gene encoding photoreceptor ankyrin repeat protein-like, yielding MATVKNSVSEDPLLGKGPDEDASEVSLSESESDSGSVLSDDSVLPDYQQEDGSRGTANTLYEACARNNTLALRKVLERGVTKEEVMKVDHNGWTGLMVACYKGFLEIVQHLHHCPYLDINHQDNDGNTALMIASQAGHTITVTYILNYYPGADTEIRDCRGFTALIKAAMQGRDDVVSSLVMAGADLNAVDSTKQRCARDWALKTGRYETLNRLRRLNLRPRAEQFAESYVPEWPELKVLVAKAMANKSASQKITQRIKSTFGFNFPRDPQENGVLDHMVRITTSIHSPLVATGCRPLCPTSPPEVGKRRLAVPELAKKHSEKELGESSVCHSNGSVSSIIPHIHSAETIATSCCVDTERRGSIISIASTGVRTFIPRHMAHRNSVFPSGCIPKIQIVKSGEPTPKKEKKKKRHKGHLEPPIWKYKAEKQEKKKAEKEKEKTKKEKKQKKQKK